Proteins from one Erythrolamprus reginae isolate rEryReg1 chromosome 6, rEryReg1.hap1, whole genome shotgun sequence genomic window:
- the CCDC107 gene encoding coiled-coil domain-containing protein 107 gives MAFSSMQQVMVSVVVVLCLFAVIPRIFNGGGKSPRSSKTSSGRPAPHQPRHGGAEKILPTPTNFETSESKTYQSIQQMKNAMEKELKTERTRGNGRDFALTLMPLYAISVGVFALYKFLKMKSQEESLSKKEKNAEEKTKETEHQLLELEQHLAQTETMLNSLLTQLDPLSSCISTLASEQKDEIMKQLESIRKLMKESGLDKSAMKPQDISHHTCQEKLEDLIESFSEHPEVKIDEKCEHDALFEDIEESYGVKKYQHFDHEYLLSTMEEPKKMEVTNQDITELDAGLRRRLRNE, from the exons ATGGCGTTTTCTTCGATGCAGCAGGTGATGGTCTCCGTCGTGGTGGTGCTTTGCCTGTTCGCAGTGATACCCAGGATATTCAATGGGGGAGGGAAGTCTCCGCGGAGTTCCAAAACCTCCTCTGGCCGGCCAGCTCCTCACCAGCCCCGACACG GTGGAGCAGAGAAAATTCTGCCTACACCCACAAATTTTGAAACTTCTGAAAGTAAAACGTATCAAAGCATCCAGCAAATGAAAAATGCAATGGAAAAGGAGCTGAAGACTGAACGGACTAGAGGCAATGGAAGAGACTTTGCTTTAACCCTAATGCCGCTTTATGCTATTAGTGTGGGTGTGTTTGCTTTATACAAATTCTTAAAG ATGAAATCACAGGAAGAAAGtttatcaaaaaaagaaaaaaatgcagaagaaaaaacaaaagaaacag AACACCAACTTTTGGAATTGGAGCAACATCTTGCACAAACAGAAACAATGTTAAATTCATTATTGACTCAGTTAGATCCACTTTCAAGCTG TATTAGTACTTTGGCTTCTGAGCAGAAAGATGAAATTATGAAACAACTTGAGTCCATTAGAAAGCTGATGAAAGAAAGTGGATTAGACAAATCGGCTATGAAGCCACAAG ATATTAGCCATCATACATGCCAAGAGAAGCTTGAAGATCTAATAGAGTCCTTCAGCGAACATCCAGAAGTAAAAATAGATGAAAAATGTGAGCATGATGCCTTATTTGAAGATATAGAAGAGTCTTATGGTGTAAAAAAGTATCAGCATTTTGATCATGAATATTTACTCAGCACAATGGAAGAACCAAAGAAGATGGAAGTAACTAATCAGGATATAACAGAATTAGATGCTGGGTTAAGAAGACGTcttaggaatgaatga